The Streptomyces sp. ALI-76-A nucleotide sequence TGCACCGGCGGCTGGCGGCCCGCCTGGACGGCGTGACGGCGGGTGGGGAGCCGGACCTGACCCGGACCGTCGTCCTCCTCGACCCGCGGCAGGCCAAGGGCCTGGAGTTCGACTCCGTGCTGGTGGTCGAGCCCGGACAGTACGGCACCAGCGACCTGTACGTGGCGCTGACCAGGGCGACACAGCGGCTCGGCGTGGTGCACACGGGGGCGCTGCCGGCGTCGCTGGCCGGCGCGTTCGGATCCGTCCGCGCGAGCTGAGGTCCCGCGGCTCCACCCGCGGACCCCCGGGCACGAGGCCCGGGGGTCCGGAGGCGGGCAGCCCTGCTAGTGCCGTGGCAGGCAACGTTCGCCCCGTCGCGACGCCCGGCACGCCCTCTCGCCGCACCGGCCGAAAGCCCAAGTACATCCAGTACGAGGGCTTCCGGCCGGCACGCCGAGAGCACGCACCGGACGCCGCTCCTTGACGGGCAAACGTTGCCTGCCGCGGCACTAGGCCGGGCGCAGCCAGACCGTCGCCAGCGGGGGCAGCGTCAGGCGGATGCTCGCCGGGCGGCCGTGCCAGCCCTGCGGCTCCGGCTTGATGACGTCCGGGTTGGTGACGTCGCTGCCGCCGTACCGGGCCGCGTCCGTGTTGAGGGTCTCGAGCCAGGCCGGCACGTCGTCCGGTACGCCCAGCCGGTAGTCGTGCCGTACGACCGGGGCGAAGTGGGACACGGCCAGCAGCGGGGTGCCGTCCGCGTCGTAGCGCAGGAACGCGAACACGTTGTCCTCGGCCGCGTCGCCCACGACCCACTGGAAACCGGACGGGTCGGTGTCCCGTTCCCACAGCGCCGGCGTGTGCCGGTAGACGGTGTTGAGGTCGCGGACCAGGTCGCGCACGCCCCGGTGGTCGGCCTCGGCCCCGTACTCCGGGTCCAGCAGCCACCAGTCCGGCCCCTTCGTCTCGGACCACTCGGCTCCCTGGGCGAACTCCTGGCCCATGAACAGGAGTTGCTTGCCGGGGTGGGCCCACATGAAGCCGAGATAGCCGCGCAGGTTGGCGCGCTGCTGCCACCAGTCGCCCGGCATCTTGGACACCAGAGATCCCTTGCCGTGGACGACCTCGTCGTGCGAGATCGGCAGCACGTAGTTCTCGCTGTAGGCGTACACCATCGAGAACGTCATCTCACCGTGGTGGTACTTGCGGTGGACGGGCTCGTGGCTCACGTAGTCGAGCGAGTCGTGCATCCAGCCCATGTTCCACTTCAGCCCGAAGCCGAGACCGCCGAAGCCGCCCGGGCCCATGTGGTGGGTGGCGCGGGTGACGCCGTCCCAGGCCGTGGACTCCTCCGCGACCGTCACCACACCCGGCACCCGCCGGTACACCGTCGCGTTCATCTCCTGGAGGAACGCCACCGCGTCCAGGTTCTCCCGCCCGCCGTGCTCGTTCGGGACCCACTGGCCGGGCTCGCGCGAGTAGTCGAGGTAGAGCATGGAGGCGACGGCGTCCACCCGCAGGCCGTCGATGTGGAACTCCTCGCACCAGTACACGGCGTTGGCGACCAGGAAGTTGCGCACCTCGCGCCGGCCGTAGTCGAACTCCAGCGTGCCCCAGTCGGGGTGGGCCGAGCGCCGCGGATCCTCGTGCTCGTACAGCGGACGCCCGTCGAACTCGGCCAGCGCCCAGGCGTCGCGCGGGAAGTGCGCCGGGACCCAGTCCATGATGACGCCGATGCCGGCCCGGTGCAGGGCGTCGACCAGGTACTTGAAGTCGTCGGGGGTGCCCAGGCGGGCCGTGGGGGCGTAGAAGCCGGTGACCTGGTAGCCCCAGGACCCGCCGAAGGGGTGCTCGGCGACCGGCATCAGTTCCACGTGGGTGAAGCCCAGTTCCTTGACGTACGCCGGGAGTTCGTCCGCCAGTTGACGGTATGTCAGCCCCGGGCGCCAGGACGGGAGGTGGATCTCGTAGACCGAGAAGGGGGTCTCGTGCGCGGGGGCGTCCGCGCGGCGCGCCAGCCACTCCTCGTCGCCCCACTCGTAGTGCGAGGCGTGCACGACCGAGGAGGTGGCCGGCGGGACCTCCGTACGCCGGGCCATCGGGTCGGCGCGCAGGGTCCTGGACCCGTCGGGCCGGGTGATCTCGAACTTGTACAGCTCACCCTCGCCGATCCCGGGCACGAACAGCTCCCAGACACCGGACGAGCCGAGCACCCGCATCGGGAATCCGGTGCCGTCCCAGAAGTTGAAGGTGCCGGCCACCCGCACGCCCCGCGCGTTCGGCGCCCACACCGTGAACCGGGTGCCGCGCACGCCCTGGTGGGTCATCGGCTCCGCGCCCAGCGCCCGCCACAGCTCCTCGTGCCGGCCCTCGCCGATCAGATGCAGGTCGAGGTCGCCCAGGGCGGGCAGGAAGCGGTACGCGTCCTCGGTCTCCTGGGCCGTCCCCTCGTAGGCCACGAGGAAGCGGTACGCCGGGACGTCCGGCAGCGGCAGCAGACCGGAGAAGAACCCGTCCCCGTCGTCGTGCAGCTCCGCCCGTACGCCGTCGGCGAGGACCGTCACGCTCAGCGCGTACGGCCTGAAGGCCCGGAAGGCGACCCCGCCGGGCACCGGGTGGGCGCCGAGGACGGAGTGCGGGGCGTGGTGGGTGCCCGAGAGCAGCCGCTGACGGTCACCGGCGTCCAGGGCGGGGGAGACGGCGACCTCGACGGGCACCTCCGGGGCCGCGCCGGGGACGCCCGGGGCCGCGGCGGTGATCTCCGGGGATACGGCGGGTACCTCCGGGACTACTGCGCGTATCTCCGGGGCTACGGCGGGTACCTCCGGCGTCACGGCGGTGGCCTTCTTGGAGACGGCCTTCTTCACGACGGCCGTCTTCGTGCCCGCCTTCTTCGCGACGGCCTTCGTGGCGGCGGGGGCCGTCTTGCTCAGCGCGGCCTTCACCGACGCCGTTTTCACCGACGCCGCCTTCTTGGCGGCCGTCTTCGCCGGCACGGCCTTCTTGGCGGCGGCCTTCTTCGCCACCGTCTTCTTGGCGACGGTCTCCTTGGCCGGCGCCTTCTTCGCCGAGGCCGTCTTCACCGACGCCGTCCTGGCCGGGGTCTTCTCGGCGGGCGCCTTCCTGGCCGCGGGCCTCCCGGCCGCTGTCTTGTCGGCCGCTGTCTTCTGGACCGCTGTCTTGTCGGGCGCGGTCTTCTTCGGTGCCACCGCCTTCTCGACGGCCTTCTTCACCGTCTTCTTGGCGACGGCCTGCTTCGCGGCGGCCTTCTTCGCCACGGTCTTCTTCGCGACGGCCTTCTTCGCGACAGCCGGCTTCTCGGCCTGCTCAGCCGTCTTCTTCGGATCCGAACCGCTGGACGGGGGGCGGGGGGTCACGGGCGGAGCCTCCTGGGCGAGAAAGTCTGGTCGGTCAGATCAGGTCGGATGTGGCGTACCGCTCGATCGCGGCCATCGGTACGGGCAGCCAGTCGGGGCGGTGCCGGGCCTCGTAGACGACCTCGTAGATCGCCTTGTCCGTCTCGTAGGCCCGCAGCAGCACCGGGTCGGTCCGCGGGTCGACGCCGCTGACCTCGGCGTATCCCGAGCAGTATGCGGCCCGGCAGGTCTCGGCCCACTCCGGTGCGGGCGGGTCGGCGGTGAGCGCGGCGTAGTCGAAGGAGCGGAGCATCCCCGCGATGTCCCGGGCCGGCGGCTGCGGCATCCGGCGCTCGGCGAGCGGTTTCGACGGCTCGCCCTCGAAGTCGATCAGCGACCACTCACCGGAGGCCGAGCGCAGACACTGGCCGAGGTGCAGATCGCCGTGGATGCGCTGCGCGGTCCAGGTACGGCCCTCGGCGGTCAGATCGGCGAGCGCGGTGAACGCGGAACGCAGCCCGGGCGCGTACGGCCGCAGCGCGGGCACCGCCTGCACGGCCGCCTCCAGGCGCTCGGTCATGCCGTCGACCAGCACTTGGAGCGGGGCGTGCCCGAGCGTGACCGTGGGGAGCGCGCGGGCGAGTGCCGTGTGCACCTCGGCCGTGGCCCGCCCGAGCGCCCGCGCCTCCGCGCCGAAGTCCTCGCCCTTGGCCAGCTCGCGCAGCGCCAGCTCCCAGCCGTCGGACGCGCCCTGCACGAACGGCTGGAGCACGCCCAGCACGTACGGCTCACCGGCCAGCTCCGCCCGGACCCATCCGGTCGGCGCGGGCACCCGGGGGCAGCCCTCCCGGGCCAGCGCCAGCGGCAGCTCCAGGTCGGGGTTGATGCCGGGCACGATCCGGCGCAACAGCTTCAGAATGAACGTATCTCCATAGACGAGCGACGAGTTGGACTGCTCGGCGGTCATCAGGCGGGGCACGAGACCTTCGCGTATCTCCTGGTGCGGGTCCCGCTCGAAACGGAGCCCGCCGATGCGGGCCTGGCTGCGCACGGCCTCCAGGAGCAGTTCGGCGGGCCGGGTGTCGTGCAGGGCCTCGTACACCGTGTGTCCGGCGAGCGGGCCCTTGTCGACGTGGCCGATCAGCGCGGGCGCCAGCCGGGGTGGCAGCGCCTCGCGCACGCCTATGAGCAGCTGGTAGCAGTCGCCGGGGTGGGGCGGGGAGCCCAGCGCGAGCGGCTGGTGGGCGCGCACCAGCAGGTGGTACAGGCCGAGCTGTCCCGTGGGCGGCAGCAGCTCGGTGGCCGCCACCAGGGAGAACCCGGTGACCGGGCGCCCTTTGCCGGCGAACCAGCGCTGCCG carries:
- the glgB gene encoding 1,4-alpha-glucan branching enzyme yields the protein MTPRPPSSGSDPKKTAEQAEKPAVAKKAVAKKTVAKKAAAKQAVAKKTVKKAVEKAVAPKKTAPDKTAVQKTAADKTAAGRPAARKAPAEKTPARTASVKTASAKKAPAKETVAKKTVAKKAAAKKAVPAKTAAKKAASVKTASVKAALSKTAPAATKAVAKKAGTKTAVVKKAVSKKATAVTPEVPAVAPEIRAVVPEVPAVSPEITAAAPGVPGAAPEVPVEVAVSPALDAGDRQRLLSGTHHAPHSVLGAHPVPGGVAFRAFRPYALSVTVLADGVRAELHDDGDGFFSGLLPLPDVPAYRFLVAYEGTAQETEDAYRFLPALGDLDLHLIGEGRHEELWRALGAEPMTHQGVRGTRFTVWAPNARGVRVAGTFNFWDGTGFPMRVLGSSGVWELFVPGIGEGELYKFEITRPDGSRTLRADPMARRTEVPPATSSVVHASHYEWGDEEWLARRADAPAHETPFSVYEIHLPSWRPGLTYRQLADELPAYVKELGFTHVELMPVAEHPFGGSWGYQVTGFYAPTARLGTPDDFKYLVDALHRAGIGVIMDWVPAHFPRDAWALAEFDGRPLYEHEDPRRSAHPDWGTLEFDYGRREVRNFLVANAVYWCEEFHIDGLRVDAVASMLYLDYSREPGQWVPNEHGGRENLDAVAFLQEMNATVYRRVPGVVTVAEESTAWDGVTRATHHMGPGGFGGLGFGLKWNMGWMHDSLDYVSHEPVHRKYHHGEMTFSMVYAYSENYVLPISHDEVVHGKGSLVSKMPGDWWQQRANLRGYLGFMWAHPGKQLLFMGQEFAQGAEWSETKGPDWWLLDPEYGAEADHRGVRDLVRDLNTVYRHTPALWERDTDPSGFQWVVGDAAEDNVFAFLRYDADGTPLLAVSHFAPVVRHDYRLGVPDDVPAWLETLNTDAARYGGSDVTNPDVIKPEPQGWHGRPASIRLTLPPLATVWLRPA
- a CDS encoding maltokinase, whose amino-acid sequence is MSEAVTRTATTTTGSPGLLASLDPLLREWLPRQRWFAGKGRPVTGFSLVAATELLPPTGQLGLYHLLVRAHQPLALGSPPHPGDCYQLLIGVREALPPRLAPALIGHVDKGPLAGHTVYEALHDTRPAELLLEAVRSQARIGGLRFERDPHQEIREGLVPRLMTAEQSNSSLVYGDTFILKLLRRIVPGINPDLELPLALAREGCPRVPAPTGWVRAELAGEPYVLGVLQPFVQGASDGWELALRELAKGEDFGAEARALGRATAEVHTALARALPTVTLGHAPLQVLVDGMTERLEAAVQAVPALRPYAPGLRSAFTALADLTAEGRTWTAQRIHGDLHLGQCLRSASGEWSLIDFEGEPSKPLAERRMPQPPARDIAGMLRSFDYAALTADPPAPEWAETCRAAYCSGYAEVSGVDPRTDPVLLRAYETDKAIYEVVYEARHRPDWLPVPMAAIERYATSDLI